The Triticum dicoccoides isolate Atlit2015 ecotype Zavitan unplaced genomic scaffold, WEW_v2.0 scaffold10594, whole genome shotgun sequence genome has a window encoding:
- the LOC119342813 gene encoding uncharacterized protein LOC119342813 — protein sequence MAAAGNLPHPSPATLLNAVLDESASLDDRNAQWTEEAARELRNIAVAVRANAQARNVAGARAELTSTVQHLTPLLCHFMSEGVQMRKLRRMFRTAVGAPMVPAAAPDLPPFFRVGDQCMSQAEISNGILRNTSESMSGRVNAALTLLGVVEAGATNPDEVWGTVNEHLEEVTTYTEMMVAQHTALVLHMRCVVMSIAAGVRLYVPA from the coding sequence ATGGCCGCCGCAGGGAACCTCCCCCACCCAAGCCCCGCTACCCTGCTCAACGCCGTGCTGGACGAGTCGGCGAGCCTGGACGACCGGAACGCCCAGTGGACGGAGGAGGCCGCGCGCGAGCTGAGAAACATCGCGGTCGCCGTCCGCGCCAACGCGCAGGCCaggaacgtcgccggtgccagggcCGAGCTCACGTCGACGGTTCAGCACCTGACGCCGCTCTTGTGTCACTTCATGAGCGAAGGCGTGCAGATGCGCAAGCTGCGGCGCATGTTCCGCACGGCGGTGGGGGCGCCGATGGTGCCGGCGGCCGCGCCCGACCTGCCGCCATTTTTCCGTGTGGGAGATCAATGCATGTCGCAGGCGGAGATCAGCAATGGGATCCTCCGCAACACATCAGAGAGCATGTCCGGAAGGGTCAACGCGGCGCTGACGCTGTTGGGCGTGGTGGAGGCCGGGGCGACCAACCCCGACGAGGTCTGGGGCACCGTCAATGAGCACCTGGAGGAGGTCACCACCTACACGGAGATGATGGTGGCTCAGCACACCGCACTGGTCCTCCACATGCGATGCGTGGTGATGAGCATCGCGGCCGGCGTCCGCCTCTACGTGCCCGCCTAA